Part of the Aurantiacibacter aquimixticola genome, GAGCGCGGCCGATATCAGGCACTGCGCGCAGCATATCGCGAAGGTCGGCGCGCAGGATCGGGTCTTGGTGCAGTCGCTCCACGACCTGCAACCGTTCGGCGATGGCCGTGCCGTCGGCGAGCGGCGATGACAGATCCTCTGCCAGCAATCTGCCACCGGCGCCGGTCGAACAGCGATCGACCGCATCGATCAGCGAATGGGCGCGGCCTCCCTGCTGGCTGGAGAGGATTTCGAGGCTGGCGCGCGTCGCCTCGTCCATCGCCATATGGCCGCCGCTCGTGCGGACCACCGGCGGAAGCAGCAGTGGCAGCGATCCACGCCCGACGTGGTCGAGATAGGCTATTAGCCCGCCCGCCGCCGCCAGCATGGCGCGTGAAAACTGGCCGAAGCCATCGAGCGTTGCGACACCATGCACTTTCTTAAGCCGCGCTTCGCCCGCATCGCTGCCGAAGTCGCCGCGCGGCCTTGGCACGGCACCGAGCGGTGGCGTGCTCCAGTCCTCCGGGGCGACGATTTCGCGTGCGCCGACCCGCGCCAGCACCGCACCCACTCGCTCGGGCGGGCATTCCTCTAGCACCATCGCGCCGGTCGAGATATCGCAGGCGGCCACGCCGCAGCTCCCGCGCATTTCGCACACCGCCGCCAGCATGTTCGCCCGGCGCGGTTCGAGCAGCGCTTCCTCGGTCAGCGTGCCTGCGGTGACTAAGCGTACGATATCGCGGGCGACCAGCGCTTTCGACGTTGGCGTCCCCTCGCGCTTGGCTCGGGCCTTCGCCTCCTCCGGCGTTTCCACCTGTTCGGCAATCGCGACTTGGCACCCGGCCTTGATCAACCGCGCGAGATAGCCTTCCGCCGAATGCACTGGCACGCCGCACATCGGCACCGGCGCACCGTTATGTTCGCCGCGCGTAGTGAGGGCAATGTCGAGCACGTTCGCGGCGCGCTTCGCGTCATCGAAAAACAGCTCGAAGAAATCGCCCATGCGATAGAACAGCAGGCTCTCTCCGGCCTCGGCCTTGAGGTCGAGATATTGCCTCATCATCGGAGTTGCGGAGCCAGCCATTGCCTTTCCAGCGGTAGCGGCGCGTGCGGCGATTCGGGAAGGGCGCGGCGTTCAGCTTTCCCCTATCGCCGCGCGGCGCATCGCTCTATGCGGTTGGGCAAACAGGAGAGAACGACTTGGACGAGCAGGAAAATACCAGTTTCACCGCGCGCGAAGCGCTGTTCTACCACGAGACGATCCGCCCTGGTAAGATCGAGATCATCGCGTCCAAGCCGATGACCACACAGCGCGATCTGAGCCTCGCCTACTCTCCCGGCGTCGCCGTCCCGGTTGAGGCGATTGCCGAGAACCCGGCGCTCGCGGCGAAATATACGGCGCGCTCCAATCTCGTCGCAGTGATTTCCAACGGCACGGCCATTCTCGGTCTCGGCAATCTCGGCGCGCTCGCGTCCAAGCCGGTGATGGAAGGCAAGGCAGTGCTGTTCAAGCGGTTCGCCGATGTCGATTCCATCGATATCGAGCTGGCCACCGAAGATCCCGACGCCTTCATCGAGGCCGTCGCGCTGATGGAGCCGACTTTCGGCGGCATCAACCTGGAAGACATCGCCGCGCCGGAATGTTTCATCATCGAACAGGCCCTGCGCGAACGGATGAAGATTCCGGTCATGCATGACGATCAGCACGGCACCGCGATCATCGCTGCCGCCGGTCTGCTGAACGCCGCGCATCTCACGGGGCGCGAGCTCAAGGATTGCAAGATGGTGGTGAACGGCGCGGGTGCCTCCGCGCTCGCCTGCACCGCCCTGATAAAGGCAATGGGTGTGCCGCACGAGAACGTGATCGTGTGCGACCGCTCCGGCCCGATCTATCCCGGCCGCGAGAATGTGGACCAGTGGAAAAGCGCGCACGCGGTCGACACGCCGCATCGCACTCTGGAAGAAGCGTTGGACGGCGCCGATATCTTCCTCGGCCTATCCGCCGCTGGTGCGCTGAAGCCCGAATGGGTCGCCAAGATGGCCGAACAGCCGATCATCTTCGCGATGGCCAATCCGGTGCCGGAGATCATGCCGGATGTCGCCAAGGCCGCGCGGCCCGATGCGATCATCGCCACCGGGCGCAGCGACTTTCCCAACCAGGTCAACAACGTGCTCGGTTTCCCCTTCATCTTTCGCGGTGCGCTCGATGTGCGGGCTACTGCCATCAACGAGGAAATGAAAGTCGCTGCGGCAAGGGCGATCGCGGAGCTGGCGCGTGAACGCGTGCCTGAGGAAGTGGCGGCGGCTTACGGCACGAATCAGCAATTCGGCCGCGAATACATCATCCCCGCGCCCTTCGATCCCCGACTGATGGAGCGGGTTTCCTGCGCCGTAGCCAAGGCGGCCATGGATTCCGGCGTGGCGCAGGACATGATCGAGGATTTCGACGCTTACGCGCTTGCCCTTCGCAGCCGTCTGAACCCGACCACTTCCGCGCTCACCCGCGTCTACGAGGATGCCAAGGCGAACCCGAAGCGAATGGTTTTCGCCGAAGCGGAAGAGGATGTCGCTCTGCGCGCGGCGATCCAGTTCCGCGACTTCGGCTATGGCACGCCAATCCTGGTGGGCCGCACGGAAAAGGTGCTGGAAAAGCTGGAAGAGCTCGCGGTCGACGACCCGGAAAGCTTCATCATCGAGAACTCGAACACGTCCGAGCATATCGAGCCGATGGTCACCTATCTCTACAAGCGGTTGCAGCGGCGCGGCTATACCGAGCGCGACGTGCGCCGGATGGTAAACCAGGAGCGCAACGTGTTCGCCGCGCTGCTGGTGGCGCTGGGCGAGGGGGACGGAATGATTTCCGGCCTGACGCGAACCTTCAGCCAGACCGCACGGGAAATCAATCGCGTGCTGGACGAGAAGCCAGGCGCAACGCCGTTCGGCATTCACATGGTGATCGGCAAGAACCACACGACCTTCCTCGCCGATACGACGATCAACGAACGGCCCGACGCGGCGCAGCTGGCGCATATCGCCAAGGAAACCGCCGCCGTGGCGCGGCGTATGGGGCATGAACCGCGCGTCGCTTTCCTGTCCTATTCGACCTTCGGCAATCCGTCGGGCCAGTGGCTTGGCAATATCCGTGAAGCCGTGGCAATCCTCGACAAGGAAGATCCCGGCTTCGAGTACGAAGGCGAGATGGCACCCGATGCCGCGCTGAACCCTAAGGTGATGGCGCTCTATCCTTTCAGCCGCCTGTCCGGCCCCGCCAATGTGCTCATCATGCCGGGCCTGCAATCGGCGAATCTTTCGGCCAAGCTGCTGCGAGAGCTTTCCGGCGATGCCACAATCGGCCCGCTGCTGATCGGGACGGAAAAGCCCGTCCAGATCGCGCCCATGACCGCGATCGCGCCGGAAGTGCTGACCTTGGCCGTGCTCGCAAGCGCGGGGGTCGTCGGCTAGCCGCGATCGTTTGCGACAATTCGGTACGCTGGCGTTCAGCCGAACATGCTATGCCCGTGCACTGAGCAGCGAACGAACGATAGCGACCGATCGTTTCGGCCTTGGTTCGCGGGCGGGTGAGGACATACCAGGCGATGTGTGCGGCTGGCTGCGCAGCCAGCTGCGAGGGTTCGATGCATTCCCCGCCGCGCTCGGGACCGATGCGATCTCGCCGTCCATCCAGCGACCGCACGCCACCTTGCTACCAAGCTTGCGCGCCATTTCATCGCCGACGATCCGCCCGCCGCTTCGGTTGACAGGCTCAGCGCGGCATACAGCGATAGCGGCGGGGAGCTGCGCGCAGTCTACGAAGCGCTGATTGCCGAACCCGAAGTGTGGAACGCGCCGCGCATCAAGTTTCGCAGCGGATGGGATTGGCTTGTCGCCGCAGGACGTGCGCTCGGCAATTCGGCCATGCCGCGCCGACCCGGTGAGGCGAGGCGACTTCTGCAAATGCTCAGCCAGCCGACGTGGAACCCGAACAGTCCGGCAGGCTGGGGCGATGCGGCGAGCGATTGGGCTGCACCCCAGGCGCTCATGACTCGCGTCGAGATTGCCAATCGGCTTGCCCGACGTGCGGGCGACCGGTTCGATCCGCGACTTCTGGCCGAAGACGTCCTCGGCGCTGCTTTGCGACCCGCCGCGCGCGATGCCATCGCTGCTGCGGAGCAACCGCCGATGGCCATCGCCCTGATGATCGCCAGTCCCGAATTCCTGCGGAGGTAGCATGACCGATCTTGCCATCACACGCCGCCACATGCTCGCCGGATCGCTGGCAACAGGCGCTGTGCTCGCCATGCCGGGGCACGCCTGGGGCAGCCGATACGCGCCGTAAATTCGTGTTCGTGATCCAGCGCGGCGCGGCGGATGGACTGGCCATGGTTCAGCCGCATGGAGACCCCGCGCTGCGCAGCCTTCGCGCCCGGCTCGTCGATGACGATGCGCGTGATCTCGACGGCTTTTTCGCATTGCATCCGGCAATGGAGCAGATTGCTACCCTGTTTCGCGATGGTGAGGCGCGGGCGCATCATGCCGTCGCCACCACCTATCGTGAGCGGTCGCATTTCGATGCGCAGAACGTGCTCGAGAGCGGCGGTTCGCGCGCTTACGAAGTGCGGACGGGTTGGCTGGGTCGGATGTTGCCGCTGATCGGCGCTCGGCCTTCCGCGCTCGCACTGGCGCCCACCGTGCCACTCGCGCTGCGCGGCGATCTGCCCGTGGGCACCTATGCGCCGAACGGTCTGCCCGATGCCAATGACGACCTGATCCAGCGCCTCTCCACGCTGTATTAGGAAGACACTCAGCTCGCCCCTTTGTGGGACGAAGCGCTGCGGACAGAGGCGCTGACCGGGGACATTGTCGGGAATGGCGGCCGCAATGGAGAGCGCGTCGGCGAACTCGCCGCCACTCTACTGACGGGCGAAGGCGGCCCGAGCGTGCTTATGCTCGAGACGGGTGGATGGGACACCCATCGCAACCAGTCGGGGTGCATGGCCAACCAACTTGGCGGGCTCGACGCGCTGCTCGGTTCGCTCAAGGCCGGGCTTGGTCCGGTCTGGCGTGACACGCTGGTGCTGGTCGCTACCGAATTCGGGCGCACCGCCGCGATCAACGGCACCGGCGGGACCGATCACGGCACCGGTTCGGCTGCACTCCTGCTTGGCGGCGCGCTGCCCGCGGGCGATCCGGTGGTGGCGGACTGGCCCGGCCTGTCGCGCCTGTATGAAGATCGTGATTTGGCCCCGACCGGTGACTTGCTCGCCATCGCGACCCGGGCGCTGGCGGGCCATTTCGGAGTGGATGAGGACCGCGCGCTCGCCGCGTTGTCGCCCGGCTAGTAGAACCAGACGATTGCGGTGCAGACCGCCGCGCCCACCGCCAGGTTCATCGGCACGCCGATCTTCAGGAAATCCGTGAAGCGGTAATTCGCCGCACCGTAGACCAGCGTGTTCGTCTGATAGCCGATGGGGGTTGCAAAGCTGGCGCTGGCACCGATCATCACCGCCACCACCAGTTGGCGCGGATCCATGCCCGCAGCCTGTGCGAGGCCGATGGCAATCGGCGTCATGATGACCGCGACCGCATTGTTGGTGACCGTCTCCGTCATCAGGCTCGTCACGGCGTAAAGCAGTACCAGCACCAGCAGCGGCGATCCATCGACGATCAACGGCCGCAGCCAGTCGACGATCAGCTGCATCGTGCCCGCATTGCCGAGCCCCTGCCCGAAAGCGAGCATGGCGAAGATCAGCACGAGCGTGCTCCCATCCAGGCTCGACCATGCCTCATCGGGTTCGAGGCAATGAGTCAGCAATACGAACGCCACGCCCATGATGGCCATCGCCTCGATCGGGAAGCCGAATACCGCTGCGCCGATGACGACGGCAGCAAGCGTGGCGATGGCGATGGGCGCTTTTTCGCGTCGGAAAGAGCGGATGCCGCTTTCGGCAACATGGGTCAGCTGGACATTAGCCTGCAGCGCGGCGGCGGCATCGCCCGTCGCGGCAACCAGCAGGCGGTCGCCCGCGCGCACACGGACATCGGCCAGTGTCGGCCCGGCAAGGTGGCGCGGGCGCGACAGGCCGAGCACCCGTACTTGCAAACGGGACAACAGAGGGATCTCCGCCAGTCTGCGCCCGACCACGGGATGCGATGCGGACACCACCGCCTCGACGATCCGCAAGTCGTCCGGCTTCTCGTCCTTGCGCGTCGCCACTCCACCGCCGAGGCCGACAAGCCCGGTGCGGAAATCGGTGGCTTCGGCGAGCGAGGCGAGTTCTTCGGGCGTTGCGGAAATAACGAATTGGTCGCCCGCGGAAAGAGGCAGATGCTCGACCTCCGAACGATTGAGATCGCGCCCCTCCTGCCGAGCGAGGATGGACAGCCCCGGCCGGCGCACGAAACTCGTCTGCTCGAGTGGCTTGTCGATCAGCGCGCTCTCGGCAGCAACGGTGAGGTGGGACAGATAGACGTCGCTTTCGCGCTCCTCGTCATCGGCGCGTGATCCGCGCTTCGGCAGCAGCAGCGGGCCAAGCAAAGCCATGACCAATACGCCCGCGCCCGCTGCGGCGAGGCCCGCCACGGTGATTTCGAAAATGCCGAACGGCTCGAGCCCGGCATCTTGCGCAACGCCATCCACCAGCAGGTTGGTGGAGGTACCGATCAATGTGAGCGTGCCGCCGAAGATCGAGAGGTAACTCAGCGGGATCAGCAAGCGCGTGGCCGACATCTTCAGCACACGTGCCAGGCGCTTCATGATGGGGATCATCACGATGACGACCGGCGTGTTGTTCATAAAAGCCGAGGCGATAACCGTGCCGCCCGCAATCTCGGCCAGCGCCAGCCTCGGCTTGCGCAAGGTGCGACGGATGACCCAGCCGGAGACTGCTTCCAGCGCGCCGGTTCTGAGCAGGGCACCGGACAGGATGAACATGGCCGCAATGGTGATCGGTGCAGGGTTGCCGAACACGGCCAGCATCTCGTCCGACGGAAGAAAGCCGAGCACCCACATCGCCGCCGCGCCGATGATCGCGATCACCACCGGCGGCCTGCGCTCCATCGCGAATGCCGTGAACATGGAAACGAGGATCGCCAGCCCGATCAGGGCCGAATATTCGTTCAGCATCGAAAGTCAGGTGCAGCCGTCACAGCCGCGCATTTCGGACAATTCGCGCGGCCTGTCCAACGCTTTCGCTCTACCAGGGAACGGTCGAGCCATCGTAAGCGAGGAAGATGTGGCGCGGCTCGCTTTCAGCTTCGAGGAGGTCGAGCATGCCGATGACGCTGGTCTTTACGTCGAGCATGGCGTTCGGGCCGCCCATATCTGTCTGCACCCAGCCGGGGTGAAGAGAGATAACGCCTACGCCGCGCGCTTTCGCGTGGTTTTCGAACAAAGAGCGTGACAGCATGTTCTGCGAGACCTTGGACAGGCGATAGAGGTTCACGCCGCCGGAACTGTCGTCGATCGATCCCATCTTGCTGCTCATCATGCCGATCGTCCCGCCGTCCTTGACCAGCGGCAGCAGCGCGAGCGCCGCCTGTGCCGGGCCGACAGCATTGGTTTCCAGGATGTCGGCGACGCTTTCGCGCGTCAGGTCGTCCAGCGCCTGGTCGTCGCCGCCATAGATACCGGCATTGACGATAAGCAGGTCGACCGAGCCTTCGTCGCATTTACCCGTGAGCCCGGCGACACTGTCCTTCTCGGTCACATCGCAGGTGGCGATTTCGATCTGCGGTTCATACTTCGCAGCGGCGTCGCGCAGCCCTTCGCTCTGGCTACGTTCGGTGGCGATCACCTTGTATCCGCGATCCGCCAGTTCGCGAGCCAGGCCGAGGCCGATCCCACGCGATGCGCCTATGACGATGGCAGTCTTCCCGCTCATGCTATGCTCCTGTTCGTGTCTGCCCGATCAGCGAGCAGGAGCGGCGGCGGTTCCACTTCAGCGGCGGCGGAAGCGAAAATACCAGACTTCGTGCCCGAAAGTGTGCCGCGCCTTGTGCTCGTAGCGCGTTTCCGGCCAGCCCAAGGGGCGGTTGCGGAAGTCGTCCGGCCCCTCGATCACCCATTCGAAATCACCGGTGAAGCGGCGCATCACCATCAGCGCGTGGCGGACATAGATCGGATGATCCGTGCCGAAGCGAAATTCGCCGCCGGGCTTCAGCTTGTCGGCGATCATCCGCACCGGGCCGTCATTCATCATCCGCCGCTTGGCGTGGCGGTTCTTCGGCCACGGGTCGGGATGGAGGAGATAGGCCATGGTCAGCGCGCCGTCGGGGATGCGGTTCAGCACCTGAAGCGCGTCGCCGTGATGGATACGCACGTTGGCGAGCGTCTGGCTCTTCACATGGCCGAGCGCCTGCGCCACCCCGTTTAGGAAAGGCTCCGCACCGATCAGGCCGTGGTTCGGCAGAAGGTCGGCGCGATAGGCCAGGTGTTCCCCGCCGCCGAAGCCGATCTCGAAATGCAGCGGGCAATCCTCACCGAACAACCGCTCCGCCGTCACCGGGCCGTCTTCGGGCACTGCAATGCGGGGCAGCAGGGTATCGACCAATTCCTGCTGAGCGGCGCGCAGCGGCTTGCCCTGGCTGCGGCCGTAAAGCCGGTTGATCGTGGTCGGATCGCCATCCTTATGCGCTGTCATGGCGCGCGATTAGAATAATGCGCCCCGGAAGCCAACCGGCTGCCGAGGCGCATCGTATCCCGCCCAGGAGAATTAGATTTCCGGGTCGCATGACGACCCGGCAAGGCCGACCGGCCGCCGCGCGTTTCACGCGTTAGGCAAACGGGCGGATGCCCGCGCGGGCGCTTGAGGCCAAAAATTAGGCGGCCTCTTGCTCGGCCTCGGGATCGCGTAGCACGTAGCCGCGGCCCCATACCGTCTCGATATAATTATCCCCGCCGCATGCGCCCGAAAGCTTCTTGCGCAGCTTGCAGATGAATACGTCGATGATTTTGAGCTCAGGCTCGTCCATGCCGCCATAAAGGTGGTTCAGGAACATTTCCTTGGTGAGCGTGGTGCCCTTGCGAAGCGAGAGCAGCTCCAGCATCGCATATTCCTTGCCGGTCAGGTGAACGCGGGCGCCGTCGACTTCGACGGTTTTCGCATCCAGGTTCACCGCCAGCTTGCCGGTGCGGATGACGCTCTGCGAGTGGCCTTTGGAGCGGCGCACCACGGCGTGGATGCGGGCGACCAGTTCGTCCCGGTGGAACGGCTTGGTCACGTAATCGTCCGCGCCGAAACCGAAACTGCGGATCTTGGAGTCCATCTCGGCAATGCCGGAAAGGATCAGCACCGGCGTCTGCACCTTGGCGACGCGCAGCTTCTTCAGCACATCGTAGCCGTGCATGTCCGGCAGGTTCAGGTCGAGCAGAATGATATCGTAATCATACAGCTTGCCAAGGTCCAAGCCTTCCTCGCCGAGGTCGGTGGAATAGACGTTGAAGCCTTCGGTGGTGAGCATGAGCTCGATCGCCTTGGCGGTTGTCGGCTCGTCTTCGATCAGCAGAACGCGCATTGATGGTCCCCTTTGAACCCCGATGGTAACCCTCCCGTAAGAGGTGTTGCCGTGAATTAACCACGAGCCTTCTCACCAAAAAAGGTTAACAATGTGTTTCGCACGTTAAGACTTTTTGGTGAGTCCTTTTGGTGACACCCTTTAGTCTTGCGCTCGCGCCTCCGCGCGAGCGTCGTCTGTGCAGGTCTCCACGCCTTGCCGAGAACGTGCCGGGCAATCTTAAGGATTGTGCGTCGATGCATTAATATCCTGATTTTGCAGTGCAGCAAAATATCGCGGGCTATCGGGCGCGTTTGCCGCTATGCCGGCATGCGTCGGCGTTGCCGCAGCTTCTGCCCACCAAATGCCGCGTCCGAGCTGAATGCGCATTTCTCTTTTCCCTCCCCCGTCGCGACCCGGCGTGGCGTCTTCCTATGTGAGTTTGCATGTCCTTTGAAAATCTGCCGCCGATCCTTGGCGAAGCCTTGTCCGATCGCGGCTATTCCGCCCTCACGCCGGTACAGGCCGCCGTCACTGCCGCCGACGCAAAAGGGCGCGACCTGATTGTTTCGGCGCAGACCGGGTCGGGCAAGACGGTGGCCTTCGGTCTGGCGCTTGCGGACGAATTTCTGGGAGAATTGCGCGGCACCCCGCTGGTCGATAAGC contains:
- a CDS encoding DUF1800 family protein; this translates as MRLAAQPAARVRCIPRRARDRCDLAVHPATARHLATKLARHFIADDPPAASVDRLSAAYSDSGGELRAVYEALIAEPEVWNAPRIKFRSGWDWLVAAGRALGNSAMPRRPGEARRLLQMLSQPTWNPNSPAGWGDAASDWAAPQALMTRVEIANRLARRAGDRFDPRLLAEDVLGAALRPAARDAIAAAEQPPMAIALMIASPEFLRR
- a CDS encoding DUF1501 domain-containing protein, which translates into the protein MVQPHGDPALRSLRARLVDDDARDLDGFFALHPAMEQIATLFRDGEARAHHAVATTYRERSHFDAQNVLESGGSRAYEVRTGWLGRMLPLIGARPSALALAPTVPLALRGDLPVGTYAPNGLPDANDDLIQRLSTLY
- a CDS encoding NADP-dependent malic enzyme, coding for MDEQENTSFTAREALFYHETIRPGKIEIIASKPMTTQRDLSLAYSPGVAVPVEAIAENPALAAKYTARSNLVAVISNGTAILGLGNLGALASKPVMEGKAVLFKRFADVDSIDIELATEDPDAFIEAVALMEPTFGGINLEDIAAPECFIIEQALRERMKIPVMHDDQHGTAIIAAAGLLNAAHLTGRELKDCKMVVNGAGASALACTALIKAMGVPHENVIVCDRSGPIYPGRENVDQWKSAHAVDTPHRTLEEALDGADIFLGLSAAGALKPEWVAKMAEQPIIFAMANPVPEIMPDVAKAARPDAIIATGRSDFPNQVNNVLGFPFIFRGALDVRATAINEEMKVAAARAIAELARERVPEEVAAAYGTNQQFGREYIIPAPFDPRLMERVSCAVAKAAMDSGVAQDMIEDFDAYALALRSRLNPTTSALTRVYEDAKANPKRMVFAEAEEDVALRAAIQFRDFGYGTPILVGRTEKVLEKLEELAVDDPESFIIENSNTSEHIEPMVTYLYKRLQRRGYTERDVRRMVNQERNVFAALLVALGEGDGMISGLTRTFSQTAREINRVLDEKPGATPFGIHMVIGKNHTTFLADTTINERPDAAQLAHIAKETAAVARRMGHEPRVAFLSYSTFGNPSGQWLGNIREAVAILDKEDPGFEYEGEMAPDAALNPKVMALYPFSRLSGPANVLIMPGLQSANLSAKLLRELSGDATIGPLLIGTEKPVQIAPMTAIAPEVLTLAVLASAGVVG
- a CDS encoding SLC13 family permease; the protein is MLNEYSALIGLAILVSMFTAFAMERRPPVVIAIIGAAAMWVLGFLPSDEMLAVFGNPAPITIAAMFILSGALLRTGALEAVSGWVIRRTLRKPRLALAEIAGGTVIASAFMNNTPVVIVMIPIMKRLARVLKMSATRLLIPLSYLSIFGGTLTLIGTSTNLLVDGVAQDAGLEPFGIFEITVAGLAAAGAGVLVMALLGPLLLPKRGSRADDEERESDVYLSHLTVAAESALIDKPLEQTSFVRRPGLSILARQEGRDLNRSEVEHLPLSAGDQFVISATPEELASLAEATDFRTGLVGLGGGVATRKDEKPDDLRIVEAVVSASHPVVGRRLAEIPLLSRLQVRVLGLSRPRHLAGPTLADVRVRAGDRLLVAATGDAAAALQANVQLTHVAESGIRSFRREKAPIAIATLAAVVIGAAVFGFPIEAMAIMGVAFVLLTHCLEPDEAWSSLDGSTLVLIFAMLAFGQGLGNAGTMQLIVDWLRPLIVDGSPLLVLVLLYAVTSLMTETVTNNAVAVIMTPIAIGLAQAAGMDPRQLVVAVMIGASASFATPIGYQTNTLVYGAANYRFTDFLKIGVPMNLAVGAAVCTAIVWFY
- the ctrA gene encoding response regulator transcription factor CtrA, whose product is MRVLLIEDEPTTAKAIELMLTTEGFNVYSTDLGEEGLDLGKLYDYDIILLDLNLPDMHGYDVLKKLRVAKVQTPVLILSGIAEMDSKIRSFGFGADDYVTKPFHRDELVARIHAVVRRSKGHSQSVIRTGKLAVNLDAKTVEVDGARVHLTGKEYAMLELLSLRKGTTLTKEMFLNHLYGGMDEPELKIIDVFICKLRKKLSGACGGDNYIETVWGRGYVLRDPEAEQEAA
- a CDS encoding twin-arginine translocation signal domain-containing protein; its protein translation is MTDLAITRRHMLAGSLATGAVLAMPGHAWGSRYAP
- a CDS encoding SDR family NAD(P)-dependent oxidoreductase is translated as MSGKTAIVIGASRGIGLGLARELADRGYKVIATERSQSEGLRDAAAKYEPQIEIATCDVTEKDSVAGLTGKCDEGSVDLLIVNAGIYGGDDQALDDLTRESVADILETNAVGPAQAALALLPLVKDGGTIGMMSSKMGSIDDSSGGVNLYRLSKVSQNMLSRSLFENHAKARGVGVISLHPGWVQTDMGGPNAMLDVKTSVIGMLDLLEAESEPRHIFLAYDGSTVPW
- the trmB gene encoding tRNA (guanine(46)-N(7))-methyltransferase TrmB, with protein sequence MTAHKDGDPTTINRLYGRSQGKPLRAAQQELVDTLLPRIAVPEDGPVTAERLFGEDCPLHFEIGFGGGEHLAYRADLLPNHGLIGAEPFLNGVAQALGHVKSQTLANVRIHHGDALQVLNRIPDGALTMAYLLHPDPWPKNRHAKRRMMNDGPVRMIADKLKPGGEFRFGTDHPIYVRHALMVMRRFTGDFEWVIEGPDDFRNRPLGWPETRYEHKARHTFGHEVWYFRFRRR
- a CDS encoding DUF1501 domain-containing protein; this translates as MWDEALRTEALTGDIVGNGGRNGERVGELAATLLTGEGGPSVLMLETGGWDTHRNQSGCMANQLGGLDALLGSLKAGLGPVWRDTLVLVATEFGRTAAINGTGGTDHGTGSAALLLGGALPAGDPVVADWPGLSRLYEDRDLAPTGDLLAIATRALAGHFGVDEDRALAALSPG